One Puntigrus tetrazona isolate hp1 chromosome 25, ASM1883169v1, whole genome shotgun sequence genomic window, ACCTGACCGCTGAGATCCTGGAGTTGGCCGGAAACGCCGCTCGGGACAACAAGAAGACCCGTATCATCCCCCGTCACCTGCAGCTGGCGGTGCGTAACGACGAGGAGCTGAACAAACTCCTGGGCGGAGTGACCATCGCTCAGGGCGGCGTGCTGCCCAACATCCAGGCCGTGCTGCTGCCCAAGAAGACCGAGAAACCCGCCAAGACCAAATAAATTACAGCGGTTTCATTTTATACCCCAAAGGCTCTTTTCAGAGCCACCCACTTTCACTAACAAGAGCGATTTAAGCCGTTGTTTCTATTACACTATTAAGTCATACGTAAGAGGTACACACGATTTGCGTTGTTTTTGTTAGACATGAACGGCATCAATAGGGCGAACTATGAGCGTTATAAACGATAATTAAGTGTAAGAAAAACGGCATACATctttaaatgaaagaataaaaagaatcGAACGTGTTTTACTGCATTGGGAAGATGAGAAACCGCGTgaaaagaatataatataataaaaaagaatatataaagtatattttcgTCAGGTCTTTCAATAAGCCTtccaggaaaacaaaaacaggacgCTGAATAGAGATCATTTGAGCGGGAAACGCAGGATACCGCGGCTCTTTCGAAAACAGGAAACACACTATCATTGGACACGTCACGCTGCGATGTAAACACAATAGCCAATCAAATACCGCTGGTGAAGCACCGCCCAGTGTGTCAGGAAAGTTTAAAAGCTGCTGCTACAACTGAACGAAATTATTCTGAGAACAAGAAGATGGCAAGAACCAAGCAGACCGCTCGTAAGTCCACCGGTGGTAAAGCCCCGAGGAAGCAGCTCGCCACCAAAGCCGCCCGTAAGAGCGCTCCGGCTACCGGCGGAGTCAAGAAGCCTCATCGTTACAGGCCCGGCACCGTGGCTCTGAGAGAGATCCGTCGCTATCAGAAGTCCACCGAGCTGCTGATCCGCAAGCTGCCCTTCCAGCGTCTGGTGCGAGAAATCGCTCAGGACTTCAAGACGGACCTGCGCTTCCAGAGCTCCGCTGTCATGGCCCTGCAGGAGGCCAGCGAGGCTTATTTGGTCGGTCTGTTTGAGGACACCAACCTGTGCGCCATCCACGCCAAGAGAGTCACCATCATGCCCAAAGACATCCAGCTGGCCCGCCGCATCCGTGGAGAGCGCGCTTAGACTCAACGCTTCATCTGAAACACaaaggctcttttaagagccacTCAACTATTCACTTTAAGAGCTTCGTTGTTTCAATGTCGTAGACGTGTTGTTAGAAATGGGGGTGAAAATTGCAATAACGACGCCGTTCAGACATTCTCgccacaaaatataaaaacgagCGAGTGAAACTTCACAAAAAACATGAATCCGATTCACCTAAAAAAGAAACTGCTCACCATGATCAATTGCTACCATCTAGAGGCCAGAAGTCAGAAAAGCctaatttgaacatttatttaattttggataaattgtgtttgttgcaagttaaggtcttttttttttttttttttttaagtaatctaCGTTTTAACCCATAAATTCTGTTGTCaacgtgtttttaaaattgtgaataAATATCTTTACCATCTAAAACTAGTATTAGATGGTCGTTTTTCTACCtacttttattcttctttttattattatcattaaacaaTTATAACATCTGGACTTGTGACAGCACCGATatgttgttctgtttgtttctgttgtcTATCTAAtgcgtttatttgttttatggagTGGTCACTGATATATCGGGTGTAATAAATACGGCATCAAGGACTGATTTGATTGCTGATTCAATCAAATATCAAAGGTACATTGTTACAAAACTCTCGTTGCTTTGATTTCTAATCTATTTCTGTGgagaaaaatgtgataaaattgAGAGGTCAAAACATCGAcatcattgattttatttagttacatTCTGAGAGAACAGAAACCACAGCACGTTCATTACcttcatacattaaaaaaaaaaaaaaaaaaaaaaatatatatatatatatatatatatatatatatatattcagggCATTTATGATGagaataatgcatattaattttatactgtatatacatcttataaaaagcaacaaataGGCTTACTtgctaaaaaataatcaaatataaaaagtgcaaaACTATATACAATATGTGCAACtaacaaattacaaattttatatcaaaatattcaaatgcgTTTATTTAAACTGCCTTTAGCTCGGGATCAGTaagattgatttatttgaaataaattaatactttattcagcaaggacgcgTTCAATTAATCAAtagtgatcaaataaatgcagccttggtaaagTGAATATacgtattttaaaaatgtaaaaaaagagaaaaaaatccaaacttttgaagAGTAGCGTATACATATTTATACGCATTAAACAAAACCGATTTATTGAGCAGTCATTAATTCACAAACtgacatgcaataaaaaaaataaaaattaccacttttttttttttaaatgtaaaaccttTAATCTTTTTATCAAACTAAGGTGATTAGCAACAACCAAAATGCACAGTCTTCTACAATGAGGACCGAAGAATTGCATGCAGGGGAATCTCGTCTTGGCTCATTTGTCTCACATACTATTTAGCttctttgcttttttctgtttagATGGTCGTTTTGAATTCCCATTCTCCTTAAGTTTGGTCAAAGTATCCTGTTGTGCTCTTTgagctctgaaaaaaaaaaatcatgaatttttatttttttatgacattgGTTTTATTAACGAAAGTTCTTGTTACTGACCTCAGTTCTTGCTTGAGTCTCATGAGTTTATCATACAGTCTTTCGTTTCTCACATCCAGTGGTGAGTTAGGAACAAACCAGCTTGCCACACACTTAAAGATCACCACTACGTGCTGGGTCAGAGAGAGATGATAAATTGAAAGAACGAATCCTTATCTTAATGTAATTATCTTGaatcgtgttttttttgtgtgtgattacCTCAAATAGAATGATGAAGACCAACCGCGCTGCTAGAATGACCCAAAACTGATTAGTTAAACTGAAGTCTTCGTTACTTCTGTAGTCTCTGTagcttaaatgaaaacaatacaaaGTCAACACCTAGATTTGTTTAAAgaaccaaaatgtttttgttgagcTAACTAGAATTTAAGATATGAGATGAAGACATGAGATGATGAGACATAAGCTGCCTGCTGAGCGTGTAAGAAATCTTTCTGCTGCAAATACAACATGTATGAAATAACCCCCCTGCGGCTGaactatacaggtggagctggggatggAGAAGGTTTTCTGAAACGCTACAGCAAGTTCCTTGATTAAAAGAGCACCGAATCTGACTCAATCTCCGACGACGACTCGCGTCAAACATCACCGAGGCTGAGAAAAGTACAGCTACAGACGGATGAGTGTCATCGTCACCGTTTTCCATGTTCAAGGCCAACCAGCGCTCACTTATATTACTGATAGTTCCTATCGTACTGTTTTAGACCCTACTCTTAAGGCTTCGATATGCTTTCAACAAAATGAAGAACGGACTGATACAACGTCACGTTTGGCTGTAACAAGTGGAGAAACATCCGAAACGTGTTTTCCAAAGCCATCAAAAAGATTAAATGGACGTAACGTTGCGATAGCTAAATACACGTGTTTCAGGTTGCTACGCCATACTGCTACTGAAACTAAAAGATGGTAAGAAAGCTTACTATTCGCTGCTGATACAACCAAAGGAACCAATTAGCTGTGCCATGTGATAATGATCTGTGTTAGACCTATTGCTCCACATAGAgtttaatgacagaactttggATTTGTCTGCTGTTTCCTACTCTCAACTTCTAATGTCATGCTCATGTTGCTAACACTGATTCTCTATTCAATAACCCCAAATACAcggacagagagatagatagtaAAATTACCTGCAGTGCGTCACATTTATGCCACTGTAGGTGACCATTTGACCCCTTGAGAAATCATCCCTGACTCTCTCATCACTTGTATTGGCAATGGATAGAGTGTTGTTTATGTATCCAGCCATACAACTTAGAAACACACAAAgaagattaaaaatacaaacctgTGCACTTTGGAATATATAGATCACGTAGGTCCAACTCACTCAATGCCAGAAGCACTGCCGCCGACGCAAGGCCCATAGAGGTACTGGTAAACCAGTCGTGGAATGAAATCAGAAGATATACCAATGACCAGGCCATTAGCAATGACTGCAAGCATACCGATCACCTCAAGCACATCCGTCCAAACACCTGAATTTATAAAAAGAGTCATAAATACGTGACACTTCTTTTCCATGACCATTTTCCATCCTCTCAATATTATTCGCCAAGTTACGTTATACTGTGACAGATTTATAAAATATCCTGCACTGACGTTTGCTCTTCAAACTGATGAAACCAACTTCAAATATAGCTGTGCTGAAATGCAGGTGACCTCAGATCATATTGACAtggctgatgatacactgggcaaCTTTCTGAGCAATATTTCTTGGGCACTTTTCCATTGAGAATGGGTTAAACATTTATACCTGGATATTTTGGGCATTGTGTCTCACCTAGTTGCCCGTTGAAGGCAGCTTTGCCCAAAGTTGCCCGACAACATTGCTCAGAAAGTTGCCTCCATGTATCATCAATCTTACGACATGACATCTCGCCATCACGCTGGATTTTATTTCGTCTTATGAGGCAGAGGGAGAGGCAGAAATGCATAAAGCTGGAATGTGCAACTTTATTCCATGCTGCCATCTCGACAAGAAACAGTATGCTATCTTTTTTATGCTTCGCTCGCACTTTATCTGGTTTCAGAAAAGATGTGCAATATATTCTTTTACAATGTAGCTCATgtatagtcgatataaaaaaactggatgatgagtaaagATGAAGATAATACAGTTTGAGTTTCACAAAAATTTGGTCTAGGAAGGAAAAACAAGACTCTTTTCACAGAATATTCTTACCAATATCGTTGGCCTTTGTTGGCACCAGCCTGCGCTCAAGGCTCACCATCTTAATGGCATCCAGTCGAATCTCAATGATGTTGTTGAGCAGAGCCAACAATGGAGCCAAAGGAAATGCAGCTACGAAGATAGTAGTGAAACTAAACTGGATCACTGGGGAAGGGAGGAAAGGACGAGGCACAAATCAGATATGTGTCAAAAACAGTTACAATTGTATCTTTAACGATATTTTCGAGAAAAGTACCCATTTCCAAGAACTCGTTGAAGAGGCTGAAGCGATCCGTTTTAATCAGGCTGTAGTTTCTGTGGATTTCTTCGAGTTTGCAGTTCTCACAGAGTTCGGATCCTACCTTGGCATTCATACACTCCTTCTTATAGCATTTGAAACACCTTCTCCTAAACTTCTGGGTCTTTTTCCTCTTCATCCACCGACTAAACCAGCtgttaataagttaataaacaGCAGTTTTACAATGTTCTCAAAACGAACCCGTTAACGTTTTAtccttttgctgtttttaagcGAGGCTTAAATGAGGCTGATACACATTTGGAACATAATTTtcagtatttcttttttaatatatggcTTCCGTTTTGAATATGTTAGCATTGCCCAGTCTCAAAAAACTAATTCTACTTACGGACCAGAATATTCAAAGATGTTGTTGAAGGTCTGTTTAAGTACCATGATAACCGACATCTGAATGAACAAATCTGTGAGACAGCCACTTGGGTGACACTGAATTTAAAGGGATGTGGTATAGCATTAAAAAATCAGCaagaaaaagtgaaacaaaCTGTAGAGAAAATGATAACATCGCACCTCTTCCAGTCTCCATATGCCGGATATCCTCACATATCCTCCAGGATGACCGTTAATCCTAAAACACAAACCGATATTTACTGCTCACAACTTTGGTCTTCAATTACGGTACATTTTTATTCCACttaatgtgttataattatataaatgttgtaaTTTAACAGGACTGTGCAAAACCGATacaattaaactttaatttccAGAGTTTTTAATTACCTTCCCAGAAAAAACGCCGTGTATATGAGAGAGGAGAACATTGTAAAGAACTGGAATATGAACATCTTGACTGTGAAGCTCCTTTCAATGGCCGCATGGGAGTGCTTATTCTCTGTAAGCAAAACAGTACGCGATGAACAAAGACGGTATACAGtcaaaatgtttgatatttaaCCCTGTTCCACTGACCTATTTCACTCAGCTTCATAGCTACTATGCAATTGACCTGGATAAAATAAGCGTACACGGTTGTTATTTTCATCAGAGGTTCTGTACAAACTCAACACAAAATTAAGACAACTTTATGTTCTCTGACAGATTTGTAGATTTGTTGCTTTTACCCGGGTCATGACGGTGATGGTGATGTAGTGAAGCACGGCTCCGAGCATCACGGCAACCGTTTGCGAATTTTCCGTAATGACCTTCCAGGGACTGTTTTCGGCCAGGAGCACAGTAGCGATGACTCGACACACAACCAGGACGTGGGTCAAACCAATGATGATCAGCAACTGATGGCACAGCACCAAAGAAATCACCGAAGCCAATTAAACCAtgcatatatgaatatatgagtAAAGTTGGTACTACATGCCTTCAGTTTCTTACCATGAGAGTGACTAAAACCAGTACAACAGTAGAGCGCAGGTAAGAGTGCCTGTGTCTTTTAGGTTCGCAGTGTGCATTATTTACAATGTCCAGAATCAACTCCTCCTGCATGATACATCACACAATCACATGCTATAAAACCACACGAAACGTTTCATCTATTCGCAGCTCCTGAgaagggaacgagacgctgcatCATCAAATCGGCGCAGCGTCTGAGAGCTTCACTGTGACCAATGGGGAAGTGTTTTACTTTCAGTTGTTTGCAAGATGCATTTCATTCTttgcaaattatttttcaaaatgatttatatactAACCAGCCCCCAGCCTAAACCTAACCATTTCTCAATATTATGCAACAGGACGGTGTACAGATAACTTGTGAAGCATTTCAAGTCTTTTTAAGCCAAGGTTTTAACGGCTGAAAATGATTCTTCTCCATTAACGCAGGCAATGCTGCTACTGCCCCCTTAAAAGCATCGATGGTTGTTATGGAGACTGTTGCTTGTAAATACCTCTTCCTCACACCAGTCGAAGACCTTCCATGCACACACGTAAGATGATCTGTGGCGCTTCCAGAACTCCAGAAACACAGTAGCTGCGCAGAAGATTAACATCTGACGAAACACCGACTTACAACGCAAATGCGGATGAAGCTGTAGAACTTACCCCACACTGCCATGAACATGGCGAACGCTACCGTTCCTTCATTATCAAACAGAAGGCTCACCTGCAAATGAGACCCGGTGTCAGCACATATTACAATagttttacctttattttaaaaagggcCCATGCAGCTAACAAGGAAAAAGGCAAAGTGATACGTTCTAAAGCACAAAATCTATTCACACCTAGGCTATTTTCTGCTTTATTCAGAGCTTACGCTAATATACAATCATTTTTTGCATGCCGCAGACCATTGGTTTTAGCAGCgtcagcagccaatgagcttgcaCCGCGACATTCAAATACTTAGTGCTTGCTGTAGCAGTTCCAGAGTGCTCAGACTCCCCCTAcatccccagctccacctgtatagcaCTGCGGAGTTATTTCACATATGTAATGTAGCGTTACATAGCGTTAATATGTAGCGATGTGTTTAAGGTCTGATGTGAATCGTGTGACGGGACCGTGAGTTTTCTGGTAAGCGAGTATCATGCTATATGTGTGGGTATGTAAATACGTAACCATATCAGTGCACAGTAAACTGAATGAAAAGCACAGTACCTTTGCATATAAGCAGGTTTCAGAAAGCTCCCACACTCTGCATGTTTTATCGCACAGAGGGCACATAATTACATTTGACTGGCACACCTCCTTtctgcgtacacacacacacacacacacacacacacacacacacacacacacaccagtcgGTTTTACTTAGGACCCATACTTTACATTAGTCTATTAAACAAAAGTTAACAAAGTTGACCTTAACATTAAACACTGAAGTATATAGATCTCAGGTTTCTCACATCAGAGGACTTGTGTTGTAGAAGGCCACGCCGTACAGGAACACTATGAGACCAATTAAAGAAGCAGGAATCAAGAGAAATGTGTACCAGCCCAGCCACAGGAAATACAGAGCCACCTTCTCACCAAGGTAGTTTCTgacaacacacaaataaattcatCAAGAAAACTtcaaatacagatttttagTTTATGCCAGAACGAGAGCAAATCTCGAAAGAATTGAAGGTCAAATGAGAGAACCTGATGTTTGTTATGGGCTGTCCTTTGAAACACGCAGACCAACGAGCCCAGCTCTGCTTCAAATCTTTTTGCTCCCTTTTCTAGAAGTAAAAGAGCACaatttaatgttgttgttgttgttgttttttatgaatatgCTCCGTCTCCTCGGATAAAGTAATCCATATTAAAAACCAACACCAGGTCCAGTCTTTCCCATCTGAGCTCATTACTGTGTA contains:
- the LOC122330792 gene encoding anoctamin-9 isoform X1 — encoded protein: MERNMNHRRQGSIDFLETFGVVNENGIEIPSMPPVQPPLTFDYVLVAKISEDENNHAFRKQTAFIETLKKKKLNVYKFGDEDDKVFYCIRAPENIFKTYRYLLKVSDACNWSCDQQGTIPQSIRIRIVDFILHHTFIESEGVSEYLPDLMKKNVFETHFCLHEKREQKDLKQSWARWSACFKGQPITNIRNYLGEKVALYFLWLGWYTFLLIPASLIGLIVFLYGVAFYNTSPLIKEVCQSNVIMCPLCDKTCRVWELSETCLYAKVSLLFDNEGTVAFAMFMAVWATVFLEFWKRHRSSYVCAWKVFDWCEEEEELILDIVNNAHCEPKRHRHSYLRSTVVLVLVTLMLLIIIGLTHVLVVCRVIATVLLAENSPWKVITENSQTVAVMLGAVLHYITITVMTRVNCIVAMKLSEIENKHSHAAIERSFTVKMFIFQFFTMFSSLIYTAFFLGRINGHPGGYVRISGIWRLEECHPSGCLTDLFIQMSVIMVLKQTFNNIFEYSGPWFSRWMKRKKTQKFRRRCFKCYKKECMNAKVGSELCENCKLEEIHRNYSLIKTDRFSLFNEFLEMVIQFSFTTIFVAAFPLAPLLALLNNIIEIRLDAIKMVSLERRLVPTKANDIGVWTDVLEVIGMLAVIANGLVIGISSDFIPRLVYQYLYGPCVGGSASGIDCMAGYINNTLSIANTSDERVRDDFSRGQMVTYSGINVTHCSYRDYRSNEDFSLTNQFWVILAARLVFIILFEHVVVIFKCVASWFVPNSPLDVRNERLYDKLMRLKQELRAQRAQQDTLTKLKENGNSKRPSKQKKAKKLNSM
- the LOC122330833 gene encoding histone H3 — encoded protein: MARTKQTARKSTGGKAPRKQLATKAARKSAPATGGVKKPHRYRPGTVALREIRRYQKSTELLIRKLPFQRLVREIAQDFKTDLRFQSSAVMALQEASEAYLVGLFEDTNLCAIHAKRVTIMPKDIQLARRIRGERA
- the LOC122330792 gene encoding anoctamin-9 isoform X2, with the protein product MPPVQPPLTFDYVLVAKISEDENNHAFRKQTAFIETLKKKKLNVYKFGDEDDKVFYCIRAPENIFKTYRYLLKVSDACNWSCDQQGTIPQSIRIRIVDFILHHTFIESEGVSEYLPDLMKKNVFETHFCLHEKREQKDLKQSWARWSACFKGQPITNIRNYLGEKVALYFLWLGWYTFLLIPASLIGLIVFLYGVAFYNTSPLIKEVCQSNVIMCPLCDKTCRVWELSETCLYAKVSLLFDNEGTVAFAMFMAVWATVFLEFWKRHRSSYVCAWKVFDWCEEEEELILDIVNNAHCEPKRHRHSYLRSTVVLVLVTLMLLIIIGLTHVLVVCRVIATVLLAENSPWKVITENSQTVAVMLGAVLHYITITVMTRVNCIVAMKLSEIENKHSHAAIERSFTVKMFIFQFFTMFSSLIYTAFFLGRINGHPGGYVRISGIWRLEECHPSGCLTDLFIQMSVIMVLKQTFNNIFEYSGPWFSRWMKRKKTQKFRRRCFKCYKKECMNAKVGSELCENCKLEEIHRNYSLIKTDRFSLFNEFLEMVIQFSFTTIFVAAFPLAPLLALLNNIIEIRLDAIKMVSLERRLVPTKANDIGVWTDVLEVIGMLAVIANGLVIGISSDFIPRLVYQYLYGPCVGGSASGIDCMAGYINNTLSIANTSDERVRDDFSRGQMVTYSGINVTHCSYRDYRSNEDFSLTNQFWVILAARLVFIILFEHVVVIFKCVASWFVPNSPLDVRNERLYDKLMRLKQELRAQRAQQDTLTKLKENGNSKRPSKQKKAKKLNSM
- the LOC122330792 gene encoding anoctamin-9 isoform X3, whose protein sequence is MKKNVFETHFCLHEKREQKDLKQSWARWSACFKGQPITNIRNYLGEKVALYFLWLGWYTFLLIPASLIGLIVFLYGVAFYNTSPLIKEVCQSNVIMCPLCDKTCRVWELSETCLYAKVSLLFDNEGTVAFAMFMAVWATVFLEFWKRHRSSYVCAWKVFDWCEEEEELILDIVNNAHCEPKRHRHSYLRSTVVLVLVTLMLLIIIGLTHVLVVCRVIATVLLAENSPWKVITENSQTVAVMLGAVLHYITITVMTRVNCIVAMKLSEIENKHSHAAIERSFTVKMFIFQFFTMFSSLIYTAFFLGRINGHPGGYVRISGIWRLEECHPSGCLTDLFIQMSVIMVLKQTFNNIFEYSGPWFSRWMKRKKTQKFRRRCFKCYKKECMNAKVGSELCENCKLEEIHRNYSLIKTDRFSLFNEFLEMVIQFSFTTIFVAAFPLAPLLALLNNIIEIRLDAIKMVSLERRLVPTKANDIGVWTDVLEVIGMLAVIANGLVIGISSDFIPRLVYQYLYGPCVGGSASGIDCMAGYINNTLSIANTSDERVRDDFSRGQMVTYSGINVTHCSYRDYRSNEDFSLTNQFWVILAARLVFIILFEHVVVIFKCVASWFVPNSPLDVRNERLYDKLMRLKQELRAQRAQQDTLTKLKENGNSKRPSKQKKAKKLNSM
- the LOC122330847 gene encoding histone H2A; this encodes MSGRGKTGGKARAKAKTRSSRAGLQFPVGRVHRLLRKGNYAERVGAGAPVYLAAVLEYLTAEILELAGNAARDNKKTRIIPRHLQLAVRNDEELNKLLGGVTIAQGGVLPNIQAVLLPKKTEKPAKTK